A genomic segment from Candidatus Brocadia sinica JPN1 encodes:
- a CDS encoding CCA tRNA nucleotidyltransferase translates to MTVKQNAIEIVKTLQEHGYKAFFAGGCVRDMIIGKETADYDIATNALPQDVMKLFEKTIPVGVQFGVVIVVKNSHNFEVATFRAEGSYSDGRHPDYVAFCTPEDDVKRRDFTINGLLYDPIKNEILDHVGGREDISQGIIRTIGNPVERFTEDKLRMIRAARFACRFHFPIHPDTKQAIIQLAKNIHVVSAERIREELEKILTGPNPHIGIQLLDELHLLQEVLPEVSNMKGVRQPENFHPEGDVFVHTLLCLSKLSPVSGQGMEKPSFTLAMGVLLHDIGKTVTFEELDRIRFNLHEKVGADMAARICDRIKTSNAEKERIVWLVLKHLYFKDAQKMRLNKLKRLFANEGYPELAELCRIDALASCGDLSDYHYCQEMFSKLSHEEVKPKPLITGHDLIIMGLKPGPLFKDILTKIEDEQLDGNLTTRDAAIEEVRRLISQMKTVLK, encoded by the coding sequence ATGACCGTTAAACAAAACGCTATAGAAATTGTAAAAACCTTGCAAGAACACGGCTATAAAGCCTTTTTTGCAGGCGGTTGTGTTCGCGACATGATCATAGGGAAGGAAACTGCCGATTATGACATCGCCACCAATGCCCTTCCCCAGGATGTCATGAAACTTTTTGAGAAGACCATTCCTGTTGGTGTACAGTTCGGCGTGGTTATTGTTGTTAAAAATAGTCACAACTTCGAGGTGGCCACCTTCCGCGCGGAAGGCTCATACAGCGACGGACGTCATCCTGATTATGTAGCCTTTTGTACCCCAGAAGACGATGTAAAGCGAAGAGACTTCACCATTAATGGTCTACTTTATGACCCTATAAAGAATGAGATACTTGATCACGTTGGTGGACGCGAGGATATTTCTCAGGGGATTATCAGAACTATTGGAAATCCCGTCGAACGATTCACTGAAGACAAGCTGCGTATGATACGGGCTGCCCGCTTTGCATGCCGCTTTCATTTCCCTATCCATCCTGATACAAAACAGGCGATTATTCAACTCGCAAAGAATATTCATGTAGTCAGCGCCGAACGCATACGGGAAGAGCTGGAAAAGATACTAACCGGACCAAATCCGCATATTGGTATTCAACTGTTGGATGAACTCCATCTTTTGCAAGAGGTACTGCCAGAGGTATCCAACATGAAAGGCGTGCGACAGCCCGAAAATTTTCATCCTGAAGGAGACGTCTTTGTACATACCCTCTTGTGCCTATCCAAGCTTTCCCCTGTCTCTGGACAGGGAATGGAGAAACCATCATTTACCTTAGCTATGGGAGTATTATTACACGATATCGGTAAAACTGTCACCTTTGAGGAGTTGGATCGGATTCGGTTCAATCTGCATGAAAAGGTGGGTGCGGATATGGCGGCAAGGATCTGTGACCGGATCAAGACTTCGAACGCTGAAAAGGAGCGGATTGTCTGGCTTGTCCTGAAACATCTCTATTTTAAGGATGCCCAAAAGATGCGACTGAACAAACTGAAGAGGCTGTTTGCAAACGAAGGCTATCCGGAACTAGCAGAGTTATGCAGAATTGATGCTCTTGCAAGTTGCGGCGACCTATCGGACTATCATTACTGTCAGGAGATGTTCAGTAAACTGAGTCACGAAGAGGTCAAACCCAAACCATTGATTACCGGTCACGACCTCATCATCATGGGATTAAAACCAGGCCCTCTGTTTAAAGATATTTTGACAAAAATTGAGGATGAGCAACTCGATGGCAACCTCACAACGAGGGATGCGGCCATTGAAGAGGTAAGGAGATTGATTTCTCAAATGAAAACTGTGCTCAAGTAA
- a CDS encoding multiheme c-type cytochrome produces MNKLYRTTNQFFLAAFFISMSFIHHMLPCSFAQELKDVNSQVAETPIAKTTATPRRILGNMRFRHEMAELLGEKVGPDDSGDVYNAGGLASYYTGPKKLFPGKGKFGQLYTFLPIIRWYDPAYYFNDENFHPGSTITGEFTSEQCVTCHLLENPGIVTQWKQSKHGTPPEGKEAIGCDRCHGKNHEKLVMPAYTLCGECHEKQLKGHREGDRGSHAHAYHLELIDQGCQMEKPAEETTACLACHAIVENRCDGCHTRHRFSATEARKPASCGVCHSGPEQYEYEMYMQSYHGMVYQGEGQTWDWTKPLNAKNYVVPTCAYCHMPEGEHNVTRMSTVYTSMGTSLVDRGAYRYKEARDAWINTCKGCHSPRFARDHLEAMDEAVKLSFTKYREAMVILMALYSDSLIDPMPSDLAPDSRGHNIFSLLPGKGEMRKYNVSNIERLTYEMLVDIIGAIYKAKAHNAYYSPIYGYWEWAQDRWLVQIKDEASKLKRFAAIEEKLGIKHTAYPFWKHGEYTDMSLGWKRKEWGK; encoded by the coding sequence ATGAACAAACTCTATCGTACTACAAACCAGTTTTTTCTTGCCGCCTTTTTTATTAGTATGTCTTTTATTCACCACATGTTACCTTGTTCTTTTGCCCAGGAATTAAAGGATGTCAATTCTCAAGTCGCTGAAACGCCCATAGCCAAAACGACTGCCACACCACGGCGCATACTAGGCAACATGAGATTCAGACATGAAATGGCAGAACTCCTAGGGGAAAAGGTTGGACCAGACGATTCAGGAGACGTTTACAATGCAGGTGGACTTGCAAGCTATTACACGGGTCCAAAAAAACTCTTCCCGGGAAAGGGAAAGTTCGGGCAACTCTATACATTCTTACCCATAATACGATGGTATGACCCGGCATATTATTTTAACGACGAAAACTTTCATCCTGGCAGTACAATAACGGGAGAATTTACCAGCGAACAATGCGTCACCTGCCATTTACTGGAAAATCCTGGCATCGTGACCCAATGGAAACAGAGTAAACATGGAACTCCTCCAGAAGGGAAAGAGGCAATTGGTTGTGACCGGTGTCACGGAAAGAATCACGAAAAGCTTGTGATGCCCGCTTATACCCTCTGCGGCGAATGCCATGAGAAACAACTCAAGGGGCACCGGGAGGGAGATCGGGGCTCACATGCTCATGCCTATCATCTGGAGTTGATAGATCAGGGATGTCAGATGGAGAAACCTGCTGAAGAGACAACCGCCTGTCTTGCATGTCACGCCATTGTTGAAAACCGATGTGATGGGTGCCATACCCGACATCGGTTCTCAGCGACTGAGGCAAGGAAGCCTGCCAGTTGTGGGGTGTGCCATTCTGGTCCTGAACAATATGAGTATGAAATGTACATGCAGTCATATCACGGTATGGTTTATCAGGGAGAAGGACAGACCTGGGATTGGACGAAGCCTCTCAACGCCAAAAACTACGTAGTTCCGACCTGTGCATATTGCCACATGCCCGAAGGCGAACACAATGTTACCAGGATGTCAACGGTTTACACCTCTATGGGCACCTCGTTAGTAGATCGTGGTGCTTATCGATACAAGGAGGCGCGGGATGCATGGATCAATACCTGTAAAGGTTGCCATTCCCCGCGATTCGCCAGAGACCATTTAGAGGCCATGGACGAGGCGGTAAAGCTCAGTTTTACCAAATACCGAGAGGCAATGGTTATTCTCATGGCATTGTATAGTGATAGCCTCATCGATCCCATGCCCAGCGACCTTGCCCCCGATTCCAGAGGTCACAATATCTTCAGTCTGTTACCAGGAAAGGGAGAGATGCGAAAATATAATGTCTCCAATATAGAGAGATTAACTTATGAAATGCTCGTTGACATCATTGGCGCTATTTATAAGGCCAAGGCCCACAACGCCTATTACAGCCCCATCTATGGCTATTGGGAATGGGCACAGGATCGCTGGCTGGTACAGATCAAGGATGAAGCCAGCAAACTCAAACGCTTTGCTGCAATCGAGGAGAAATTAGGCATCAAACACACCGCCTATCCCTTTTGGAAACATGGGGAATACACGGATATGTCACTGGGATGGAAGAGGAAGGAATGGGGGAAATAG
- a CDS encoding substrate-binding domain-containing protein, which yields MKGLIRGLSLISILFLSHAMVSAQEKEPAGAVEEELEGTITLSGAWAIYPTAVAWSEAFQKLHPKVKIDVSAGGAGKGASDAIAGLVDIGMVSRDPDPAEIKKGVLPIYILHDAVFPVVSEKNPALGELLKKAWFAFLVRFFLDVLWGVPSIVYGTLA from the coding sequence ATGAAAGGATTAATTCGTGGTTTGTCGTTAATCAGTATTTTGTTCCTGAGCCATGCTATGGTATCGGCTCAGGAAAAAGAACCCGCAGGCGCTGTGGAGGAAGAACTCGAAGGCACAATTACCTTATCGGGAGCGTGGGCGATTTATCCAACGGCAGTAGCGTGGAGCGAGGCATTCCAGAAATTACACCCAAAGGTAAAAATTGATGTCTCGGCAGGCGGGGCAGGCAAGGGCGCATCTGATGCCATTGCGGGTCTTGTGGATATCGGGATGGTCTCACGGGACCCCGATCCTGCAGAGATTAAAAAGGGTGTTCTCCCCATATACATCCTGCACGATGCGGTATTCCCTGTGGTAAGTGAGAAAAATCCGGCGCTTGGTGAACTTTTAAAAAAAGCGTGGTTTGCTTTTCTTGTACGTTTCTTTCTCGACGTGCTCTGGGGAGTCCCTTCCATCGTTTACGGGACATTGGCCTAA
- a CDS encoding porin, with product MKIFPVFSWLIISLLFSTTSSRAEETRVDDLLDLLQEKKLITPEEGAGLRDDLAIKESEQRLEKLERHIEALERRLEASERENARLRAEKPAIVPASSQSDLTALDQKVKVLEQRLALGEEFAAETAKKAPKFEAGSAGLRFSSADGAHVLNLRGSVQTDGKFFMDDKDTDKNPQAGSNLTDRFELKQARLRLEGTLFRYFDFKIMPDFGGNSGTRLYDAYIDTHYFSFASLNVGKQKPPIILERLQGDNDFTFLERAYPTYLGPNRDVGIVLHGEFARPGYKTQYTGSHVNFKNLFSYQLGVFNGVGDNGPLDQQTDFDDNKEFNGRIWAHPFQYSGISLFDGLGIGVGSSWGQPHTRRLTNLPSPNGQNTIVDYSKLGSGVTSLTADGGDHTRVSPQAYWYYGPFGLLGEYVVSSQELLGTNASGQSSIRQDNTAWQVQASYVVTGEDNTFQSVTPRKNFDPWNGEWGALQLSARWTELDIDDDTFAFLDPDKSVNHASTWTIGANWFLNKATRLMANYEETYFDGGAANGDDRQTEKVFSTRLQLSF from the coding sequence ATGAAAATTTTTCCAGTTTTCAGTTGGCTGATAATCAGCCTTTTGTTTTCAACAACTTCATCTCGCGCAGAAGAAACTCGTGTAGATGACTTACTCGACCTTCTTCAAGAAAAGAAGTTGATTACACCAGAAGAGGGTGCAGGGTTGAGGGATGATCTGGCAATAAAGGAATCTGAACAACGGTTGGAAAAATTGGAACGGCATATCGAGGCACTTGAGCGGCGGCTGGAAGCATCCGAGCGGGAAAACGCACGACTCCGCGCCGAAAAACCCGCAATCGTACCGGCTAGTTCGCAGTCGGACCTCACAGCATTGGATCAAAAGGTGAAGGTTCTGGAGCAAAGGTTGGCACTGGGAGAAGAATTTGCGGCGGAAACTGCCAAAAAAGCACCGAAATTTGAAGCGGGCAGCGCCGGACTCCGGTTCAGTTCAGCCGATGGCGCACACGTCTTGAATTTGCGCGGTTCAGTGCAAACCGATGGCAAATTCTTCATGGACGATAAAGATACGGATAAAAATCCGCAAGCGGGCAGCAATCTGACGGACAGGTTCGAACTTAAGCAAGCCCGTCTCCGGCTTGAAGGCACGCTGTTTAGATACTTCGACTTCAAGATTATGCCTGATTTCGGCGGTAACAGCGGTACTCGTTTGTACGATGCCTATATTGACACCCACTATTTCTCATTCGCCAGCCTCAATGTCGGAAAGCAAAAGCCGCCCATCATTCTGGAGCGTTTACAGGGTGATAACGATTTTACCTTCTTAGAGCGGGCTTACCCCACGTACCTCGGACCAAACCGTGATGTTGGCATCGTGCTGCACGGAGAGTTCGCCAGGCCGGGCTATAAAACGCAGTATACCGGCAGCCATGTGAACTTTAAAAATTTATTCAGTTATCAACTTGGGGTTTTCAACGGCGTTGGCGACAACGGACCTCTCGACCAACAAACGGATTTTGACGACAACAAGGAGTTTAACGGCCGCATATGGGCACATCCCTTCCAGTACAGCGGCATCTCTCTGTTCGATGGTTTGGGTATCGGCGTGGGCAGCAGTTGGGGACAACCACATACGAGAAGGCTGACAAATTTACCCAGCCCGAATGGCCAAAATACGATTGTCGATTATTCGAAACTGGGAAGCGGTGTTACCTCACTTACCGCCGATGGCGGCGATCACACCCGCGTTTCCCCGCAAGCCTACTGGTACTATGGGCCCTTTGGATTGTTGGGCGAATACGTGGTGTCGTCGCAGGAATTGTTGGGCACGAATGCCAGCGGCCAGAGCTCCATTCGACAAGACAATACCGCCTGGCAGGTGCAAGCCTCCTATGTGGTAACCGGAGAGGACAATACCTTCCAGAGCGTAACTCCCCGCAAAAACTTCGATCCGTGGAATGGGGAATGGGGCGCTCTGCAACTTTCAGCGCGTTGGACCGAGCTGGACATCGATGATGATACTTTTGCATTCCTGGATCCTGACAAGTCGGTGAACCATGCGTCTACCTGGACTATAGGCGCAAACTGGTTCCTCAACAAGGCTACGCGGCTCATGGCCAACTATGAGGAAACTTACTTTGATGGCGGTGCTGCGAATGGAGACGATCGTCAGACGGAAAAAGTATTCTCCACCCGCCTTCAGTTGTCGTTTTAA